TCTAGTAAGTGTCAAGTCACCTGTTACTTCACCACTGCTACCGTTTTATATATTCCTCTTTCCTGCTTGCCACATTTCAGGCAGGAATTCATAACAAGGCAAGACGGATTTATAGATACTGTAGCAAAGTCTAAACTATTTCTCAGTTACATACAGAAAGCCTCTTCAGATGACATCAGTTACAGGAAGTTAATACTTGCAAAAATCTCCTCTCAGTCtatacataatgaaaaaaacaatataTTGTATAACTGTACTGTAGTTCATGTCACAGAATCTTGACTTAGGATGACTTATTGCAAATGGTAAAATCCTTTGTACAAATACTAAGCAATTAAATATCAGGTGTTAGAGCAGTCTTTGCTGGCAAAGGTagataaaaatcacttttataCAGTGCTGAGTAGCATCTGCTCCAATTTTCatctcactgacttcaaaactgaaaaaattaattttctcttcagctCGAGTGAACAGACTTCCTAATAAACATCAGCTTTTAGTGTTTTAGGACTGTTTCAGAACTgttaaattcaatttaaaaagtgtGAATATGTGTAAGTACAGAATAAGTGTGTTAAGATATCCATTTGAACAAACTGATATGAATTCAATCACTCACTAGTTGTAGGTAAGAAAGCtgcccctccctgcctccctccaaGAAATAAGTTTACACTTTAAAGTTTAACTACTACAGCTACAACCTTCCAGTACaagaataaaacttttaaactgACAATTCACATCCAGCAATTAAGGCTGCAAGTATCCTACATCACCAGAACAATGCTTTGGTTATATCTGCTGATTACTCAATTAGTTCAAGAACCCTAAACGctttttgttagtatttttaaaCCACATATTCCCTTCCCCCACAGCCTCACTCCTCTGTAGAATGGAATTTAAGAACTCCATTCTCCAAATGCAACAAGCCACTTAGACTGCCATGAGTCAGCAGGAATTGTACTGCTAGATAATACACAGAAATCTCAACATTTTGACTTCAAAACTGAGTACCTTGCCCAAATGCAATTCTAGAGTGccctacttttaaaaatgaaggtttgGGAGCCAAAACCACCCTTACAGGTGTCAATTTTTTTAACTAACATTGAACATGCATCTTAAAACTCTATTGTGGCACTAGTTCTTTTTCTTGATTCTGACAAGAGAGTACTCAAAAAGCATCCTTAACAATCATCTTAACAGTTCCTCAAGACCATCACCACAACAGGAGACACCTACTTAGAAAGTAAACAAACCGTCAGCTTCCGTTAAGTCACCAGTTGTACCCAGTGTTACTCTGCAAACATACCTGGCTCAGTCTCTGtttttggtgttattttttcttctctggaaatGCTCATTTCTGTCATTTGCTGTGTTACAGGCAAAGCGGCAACAGGCACGTTTCTGTTTAAGTACAGTGAAACACATAATTTACATTAGTTTTGCATTCATAATAAAAGCTTACACTGTCCAGACCCATTAATAAACTACCTGTTCAATTACTACTGATACACGTTCCTGACtctcgtggtttaaccccagccagcaactaagcaccacgcagccacttgctcactccccccacccagtgggatgggggagagaatcggaaaaaaacttcgtgggttgagataaagacagtttaatgggacagaaaggaaggaaaaataatgataataatatgacaatagtaatactgaaagaattagactatacaaaacaaatgatgcacaatgccattgctcaccacctgccgaccaatgcccagttagttcccaagccacgatcTGTCCCGCCCAgacaactccccccagtttatatactgggcatgacatcatatagTATGGagtattcctttggccagtttgggtcagctgtcctgcctgcgtcccccccccccaacttcttgtgcccctccagccttcttgctggctgggcatgagaagctgaaaaatccttgacttagtataaacactacttggcaacaactaaaaacatcagtgtgctatcaacattattttcctactaaatccaaaacactgcactataccagctactaggaagaaaattaactctgtcctagccgaaaccaggaccCTGACCTCTGCTTCTACTATcttcaaacatattttttactCTATTTTAGTTTCCCTGGAAGAAAACAGGCAAATCTGTAGCAAATATTTCTCCAGATAAAtcaaaaacatcattttaaatgTAGCAGTCCACCaccaaatattttaatcagTTCTCATTTACACAGCTTCATAAAGCACTGTCAGGTAGACCatccctttttcctctgcagaacCTCACTGCAATAGGGGCAGGATTGCTGCAGGCCTTCAACTTGCTGCACACTCACAGCTCATTCTAACCCCAAAGTAATACACCTTCATCTTACCTTGATTTTTCAGATGTGCTGCCGGCAGCACCTTCACAGTTGTTTAAGCTAGTGTCTGCTCTCTGTACAGATGCAGAGTCTGAGGTAGGACTGTTTGAACCACTGCCTGTTCCTATATAACAAGAATTGAATAAGTTAGTTATGAACAAATTGTAGAATACATGTTAGTCAAATAGTCTGATATACAGCTATGAACTGTCTGCATACGATCTTTACTGCTACTGCATATTACTTCTTACTTAGAGACAGGCTATACTGTTAACAACCAAAATACAGAGACTGTAGAAGAATATGCCAACAGAGGAGGCTAAGTGGGAAAGCAAGTTACGGCTGAATGCCAAGCGGACCAGAACACATtacacagaaatgtatttttatctttactgTGATTTGAAGTACTATTCTCTTTGATTCATTGTTTTAGTACATAGCTTTCAGAAGTTCTCCTGAAAAGCGTTCTGGCATTCCTTGTCATCTtctatatgttttattttagaagaagtaaaaaaaacccacacacccTTACCCATTGGGCTGATTCTACCACTATTCTGCTGTCGCTGAAGATGCTCTTTGTAGCAAACAGAACACATCCCATTTGTCCTAGGATTTCCATAAAATCCACATCCTGTACTACACAGCATGGGCCCTGGGGTCTGGTTTGTCTCCTGAGTCATCTTGATGctgtaaataaaaccaagaactGCATTAGGAGCTGGCACGTCACCAAAATCAATTACAGGGTTATAGAATTGAAGTATGTCTGCTCACCCTGCCCCCCAAAAGTGGTATCAGCATTCTTAAAGAGGGTTATATGGATGTTAATAAACCATTCAATACTGCAATTGTATTGCTAAGTAATATTGTTATGAAcctttaagagaagaaaaagtgtcATCATACTAATATTGAGAAATGATGTACTTGTTGGGCACCGAGTTGCACATGCGGGTTATGACCAAATTCAATTTGACagccaaaaaacccctttaTTACCAACCTCTGAGCACTAACAGAGATATGCAGAATGGGCAAGACCAAGTTCATATCTACTAAACAGTTCTGGCAAATAACAtagcttattttttccctgactCCAGCAGAAGAGCCCCACTTTCTCAGTAATGTTGATCTTGCATCATTTTGATGCTACTTCCACTGTTAGCAGTTCCTACTCTCACAATACATTTGTCAAATAGAGCAATAAAAATCCCTGAAGTATTGGCAGCAGCCATTTAAAGTCTGTATTCCTATCTTTAAAAGGGGTTTCCAAAACAAGGCCGTGAACACTGCTTAAATTGTGTATGAAACCCGATACTGAGTACTAACTGGCAACAACATGTGTACAACGGGCCCTTCAACAGAGAATCTaaagagcatttctgaaataagtttAGACCAGGTCTTACTCTTCCAAGAGAAGTAAAATTAACAACTTTAAACTGTTGAATATGTTCCATTACACAGcctacacatttaaaaaaaaaaaaaagatgccagtTAAATTCTTTGTCTTAATAAAGTTACAGCAAGACTTCTGAGCCTCCCAAAGGCAGACAATGCTAACTCTCTGGCATGAACTGCAGAAGttaggaataaaaatacttcaccTTCACTGCTGGTTAACCTCTGCAAAGCAAGGTTAGTAGAAAAACTGAACAGCAACCAAATCCTTGATTCCCAAGGGCAATAAAACTGGAACACAGTAATCAAGCAATCTGCTACAAATTGAGGACACGTAACAGTATTGCACTTGTCCTCCCCAAATTTAAATTTAGTAGAAGCACTGTACATGGCACCTGGAGACGTTTTAGTGTAATCTCTAGCTTGCTGTCTTCCTGTTCAGGAAGAGTCACAGTAAGAGATATTTGACTGCTGATGCTTGTGAGAAGTCAAAGATGCTGAAAGAGAGTTCGTTACAGAGTAtagagaaatacttcttttaattAAGGAATCCCACATTGCAAGTAGTAAACTTATATTCCACTAGGATGACAACTGCAACTGACAGCTGCCTTTGTCTAGTTAAAACTAAACTTCTGGGATCAAACTAAACCAAGAGCAGGAGAAAGTAAACAAGCAAAATTCATCTGCTTGCCTGCTGGGACCTCATTTTCCAGGTATAAGTAGTTGTATTATTTACGCTTTTATAATACCTTCCAGGTATAAATAGTTTCCTTTCAGGACTACAAAACAGCTTCACTCTTATTCTGACATAGTTTTACAGCCACACACACCAGTCAAGGGAGTCAGAAGCCATGACCCAGCTAGAGAACGctaaaaaagtctttttgtcTATATTGTAGGCCTACGTCTCTATAATACAAATAATGACTCTACTTCTACCCTTTTATTAAGCTGGTAAGCTCAAAGTGCTATCAAACACACTGCCGCCACCACCCTCAATTGACTCGCTCCGCTTCCAAACTAGCGCGCCGGGAACACGTTTCACCACTTACTAAATCTAGCTTTAGGTGCTAATGCCGGTATTAATCTACTACAAACCAGAGTCTCCGCAGCTCCTTTGTCAACACGTTCTTCCACTACTTGAAATGCATGCCCCTAATTGAAAGGTCAAGCCGTTGCGAGCCAACGCTTAAAGAAGTCGTGCTTTTCCAGGCTCTGGAAGGCGCCCCGGGTGTCACCTGTGCTTCTCCTAAAAGCGCCTACCGCCAGTAGGAAACCAGCTGCCGTGCACTCACCCCGGCTGACCCTGCCGCTGCAGCCTTCCCCCTCGGCGTACCGGCAGGCAGCTAAAGCCTCCTTTACCAGCTCGGTCCTGCCTCCCCGGAGGAGCAGCCCCCCGCAGCCGAGCaggcccgcccgccgcggcgggtCACATGGGCGAGCGCCTGCGCTTCCGCCCGTCAGACGGCTGCGACGTGACgggcgcgggggccggggcgctCCGCCGCCTCCACCGGCCCGCTGAAATCAGCGCCTATTTATATCTCCCGCAGGCTGCCGGCTCCTCCGCGACCCACCGAGCCCCGGCGGCCCGCCGCACGCCcgcggcgggaggaggcggcggcggcgaaaTCCGGCTGCCCTCTCCTTCcaggggggagcggggagcgcgGATGCTGAAGTTCAACCCAGAAAATGCAGCATCACCAGCCCGTCATCTCCAACAGCCATTTTCGCCGCCAGCCCGCAGCGCGCACGGTGGAACGGCGGGGCGTGATCAGGGCCGAGCGGGCGGCCACCGTTTCACAAACGCACCCCACAACCTCGGGGGTGGGCGGTTAAACCCAACTATTCctctttgggggggggggaagagataATGCAAAAAGGTCTCGTTCTACCACCAACCGGAGCAGGTCTTAACCTCAGGGATGCTCCGGCTTAGCCCTGGGACCTGCCGAGACAAAAAGGAGCCCTTTCATTCAGCGCGCTAACTCCAACGGCAACTCGCGCCGCTCATCCTCGCCGCTACCGGCGAAACTCGGGGGTGGAGCGTACAGCCCGTCCGCGACCCCAGGCCTCGCACCTCCGCCGCCCTTCCGCCGCCCAGGCGATGGCCGGACCGTCCCAACAACGGCGGGCGCACCCCGGCTCCCTCCCGCAGGCCCCGCCGCTCGACCCCACATTTCAGCGTAACGACGGAAACGGAAGACCCCGACGTCTACCGAAATCAACCGTAAAACCCGGCAACGGCGTCAGCGATGGGCTTGCTGACCTACTTACCTCAACATCCTCCTCCCGAAGAGGGACCACAATTaaacaggagaaacagaaacaaaacaaaaggggGGTTCACTGAGGCTGCTCGGGGCGCTCGCCCCGGCACGGCCGCGCTCGGGGGAAGCGGGGCGGAGGGGTCGGTACGGAGAAGGCGGACCGACACCGGGCGCTTCCCGAGGAGGGTGAAGCCCGGCTGGGTGAGTCAGACAAAAGGGGAGCCGCTGCCAAGCGCCCGCAGCGCCGCACGCCTTAATTGCCCAgccgccctcccgccccgccTGCTCCGCCGAGGACACCGCAACACAAAAGACCCGAAGGCTGCCGGGCCGAGGAGCAGCGACTGCGGGCGGGGGTGCCCTGCCAGGACTGCGGGGCCGGGCCGCTTCCCGCAAACCCCTGAGTCAcgggcggcccggccgccgccagGCCCCACGCCGCTGCCGGCCCccacggccccgccgccgccgggcagAGAAACCTTATTGTCTCGCCGCCGGCGCTGCCCCgcaccggcccggcccgcggccTCCCCCCGAGCCAGGGGCCGGGCGGGAGGAGGCCGCCAGGAGAGGCGGAGGGGTCGCCCGCGGGGAGGCCCGGGGACCCCCTGCCACCGTGAGGGCCCTGGGGAAccgagcccagcccagcccagcccgccGCCCCCCACCTACCTGTTCCCGGCGGGGGCCAGAAACCCCGCGGCGGTTGTCAGAGAAGGCGCCGCGGGTGGCTCCGGACGGCTGCCGGGAGAGCGGAGAGCGGGGGGTCGCGCGGCGCGGAGctggcggcggcgccgccgccgcttcccTCCTTTGTTcccgcagcagcagcggcggccgTGTCGGCACCGGCGGCGGCGCGAGGCGAGACGCGCCGTgcgcggggggcgggcggcgggaaagcgcaggaggcagggaggcggggagggggaagaagaagaggaggaggaggaagaggaggaggagggagccgTGCCCGCCcgccggctccggctccgccTCCGCTTCCTCCCAGCCGCCGCTGGCCGCCGGGGCATGCGCGCGGCCGCCCAGGGGCGGTGAGGAgctgcggggggcggggggaa
The nucleotide sequence above comes from Gymnogyps californianus isolate 813 chromosome Z, ASM1813914v2, whole genome shotgun sequence. Encoded proteins:
- the ZFAND5 gene encoding AN1-type zinc finger protein 5 is translated as MTQETNQTPGPMLCSTGCGFYGNPRTNGMCSVCYKEHLQRQQNSGRISPMGTGSGSNSPTSDSASVQRADTSLNNCEGAAGSTSEKSRNVPVAALPVTQQMTEMSISREEKITPKTETEPVVTQPSPSVSQPSTLQSEERAPELPKPKKNRCFMCRKKVGLTGFDCRCGNLFCGLHRYSDKHNCPYDYKAEAAAKIRKENPVVVAEKIQRI